CGTCGATACAAACATTTGCAAAAAATAATTTAAAGATGAGCGCTATCAAACTTAAAGAAGCAAAGACCGTTTGCGCGCAAACAAATGATCATGAGATTTCTAACGCTGGATCCCCGGCGCAAGTCCGACGAAGCCTTGGCGAAGTCTGGAGTCAAGCCCGAGGACGAAGAGTAGAGAAAAATATTTCTGAGAAACAAGTTTAGGGGGCAATAATGGATTCGACACATAATAATTATCTCAGATTTTTTACCGTGATTATTGTCTTCTTTTTGCTCTATGGCATGATCATTTTAAATTTATATTTCATTCAAATTCGACAAACTTCTTTCTTTAAAAACTTGGGCGATAAACAGTACAACATCACCCTGCAAACACTCCCACAGCGCGCTTACATTTACGATAGAAACAATAATCCGGTAGCGATTAATAAAGACAGCGTTGCCGCATTTATTTTGCCTAAAACTCTAACCAAGCCGGATGAGCTTTTTGCTTTCCTTCAAAAACATTTTCCTCAAGCTTTCGAGCGGCTTCCGTCATCTCGTACCAAAAACTTCATGTTTATCAAACGAAATTTAACTCCAGAAGAAATAGCTACTATTGAAAAAGCAGATCTTACAGATATTAATTTACTCAACGAATCAAGCAGATTTTATCCCTACGAATCACTGGGCACCGTTGTAGGTATCACCGACGTTGATAACAATGGTTTATTCGGCATTGAAAGCCAATATAACAAACAACTTGCAGGCACTCCAACCACATTCAATTTAAAAAAAGATGCCAAGTCACATCATTTTTATTTTTCAAAAGAAACAAAAGAGCAAGGCGCTGACGGCCAATCGATAACGCTTACCATTGATGCTGACATTCAATTTAAAATGCAGACCATTTTAAACGAAGCAGTTGAGCGCTATGGCTCTCAGGAAGCTGGTGCTTTAGCTATGGATCCACAAACCGGAGAAATACTTGCCGTTGTTTCATATCCACATTTCGACCCAAACAACACCAAAATTTTAGATATGGAAACTACGAAAAATAGACCTATCACCAACTGCTTTGAAAGTGGTTCTGTTTTAAAAGTCTTTATGGCACTTGCAGCTCTTCAAGAAGGAGTTACTGCTCTTGATGAAATTATTGACTGTGAAGATACTAAAGAGACAAGACTCGATCACTTACGCATTAGAACCATACAGCCACATGGAAAAATTTCATTTCTTGAAGTGTTAAAATATTCAAACAACATAGGAACAGTTAAAATTGCCAAACGCCTTGGAGCTGATTTATACGATTATTATAAATTACTCGGATTTGGACAGTCAACTGGCCTTAATTTTCCAGGAGAGCAAAAAGGTTTTGTAAATCATCCATCAAATTGGTCTGCTTACTCCATTCAATCACTTTCATACGGATATGAAATTACCACCTCTCTTCTGCAGCTTGCACGCGCATTTAGCTTGCTTATCAATGGTGGCTATTTAGTTACGCCAAAATTAATAAAAGACGACACCGTAGAAAAAACAGGACCATTGGTTTCTCAAAAAACTTTAGATGATGTTTTAACAGTTCTTGAAGCTACGGTACAAACAGGTAGTGGTACACGTGCTCAAATTGCTGGTTACAAAATACTTGGTAAAACAGGAACAGCTAATATTTTAATCAATGGTAAATATGATGATAATCGACATCTCTACACATTTATTGGAGCTATACAAAAAGATAACTATCAACGAGTTATTGTTTGCTACGTTAAAGATTCAAAACGAGCAACCTATGCTTCTATGATTACTGCGCCACTTTTTAAAGAACTTGCAGAATGTATGATTTTACATGAACAAACAAAAAGTATGTCTTTATAGTTGAAAAAAAATTATTAGACCTCTTCTGAAACCCTCTCCCACTCTCTACCATACCGCGATTAATTCGCGGTATCCACAAAGAAGAAGGCATGGATTACGTGAATAAATCACGTAATGGTAGGCGTGAAAGCGAATTTAAATTACGTAAGTAAACCAGCCCTTCGATAAAAGTGTTGGGAAATTTTAATTTCAGAAAAATTTTATTCACCCAGTGAATATGAAATATCTGGCTGCAGAGCGCCACAAAGTAAATACACATCGCTGCCAAATACCGTGCCATCTTTAAGAAGCATTTCAACTAACTGCTCTAACTGCGCTTTATGATCAGTTACAATTTGCCATGCAACAGTTCGACATTCGTCAATGATTTTTGCTACCGCTTTATGCAAGCTGGTTGCAATATCATTAGGTAAATGAACTTGATCGTATATAAACTCATCAAACGTTACGTCTTTAAATTCCTGCGTCATACCAAATCGCATCACCATGTTGGTTGCGAGCTCGCGAGCTTTCTGTAAATCAGACAATGCTCCAGCGCCTCGACCAGCATACATAATTTCTTCTGCCACGCTTCCACCAAGCAGCACAATGATTTCTGCTCGAATATCAGCCTCACTGCAAT
This genomic stretch from Candidatus Babeliales bacterium harbors:
- a CDS encoding cell division protein FtsL → MKNKTLLLLAVCINLIIIFLLIHKQNKIIKLLYENQQLTEQKEILLQQKKMLTLQYHKGQQLSSIQTFAKNNLKMSAIKLKEAKTVCAQTNDHEISNAGSPAQVRRSLGEVWSQARGRRVEKNISEKQV
- a CDS encoding penicillin-binding protein 2, whose product is MDSTHNNYLRFFTVIIVFFLLYGMIILNLYFIQIRQTSFFKNLGDKQYNITLQTLPQRAYIYDRNNNPVAINKDSVAAFILPKTLTKPDELFAFLQKHFPQAFERLPSSRTKNFMFIKRNLTPEEIATIEKADLTDINLLNESSRFYPYESLGTVVGITDVDNNGLFGIESQYNKQLAGTPTTFNLKKDAKSHHFYFSKETKEQGADGQSITLTIDADIQFKMQTILNEAVERYGSQEAGALAMDPQTGEILAVVSYPHFDPNNTKILDMETTKNRPITNCFESGSVLKVFMALAALQEGVTALDEIIDCEDTKETRLDHLRIRTIQPHGKISFLEVLKYSNNIGTVKIAKRLGADLYDYYKLLGFGQSTGLNFPGEQKGFVNHPSNWSAYSIQSLSYGYEITTSLLQLARAFSLLINGGYLVTPKLIKDDTVEKTGPLVSQKTLDDVLTVLEATVQTGSGTRAQIAGYKILGKTGTANILINGKYDDNRHLYTFIGAIQKDNYQRVIVCYVKDSKRATYASMITAPLFKELAECMILHEQTKSMSL